TTCTTTTAATAGCAACCGCCCCTTTTCCAATAATCATACCTTTTTGAGTAGATTTTTGAACAACAATAGTCGCTTTTATAACATCGATATTTTCTTTTTCTTCAACTTTATTAATGATAACGTCCGTTTCATAAGGGATTTCATCAGAAATATTATCAAAAATAGCCTCTCTAATAAATTCTTTAAAGATATCTCGCATATGTTCCGTTGTCATAATTTCAGTATCAAATAAATACGGATGTTCTGGTAAATATTTAACCACTACATCCAAGATGTCAGCATGTGTTGTTGCTTTTTTAATAGATACAGGAATAATAGCTTCATATTTATCACTGTATTTTTCGTATTCTTCCATTTTTGTAAGTACTTCACTGTTTGAAACAAAATCTATTTTAGTTAACAATAAAAGATGTTGTACATTTTTCTTATTTTTTTCTAAAAAGTCCAAATAATGTTCAACTTTATCTGTAATAGGAGCCAGAAATAAAATTAAATCACAATCTCCCATAGCTTTTAACGCTTCTTCTAACATAAACTGATTCAAAAGTTTTTCTGTTTGATGAAGTCCTGGAGTATCTACAAAAATTATTTGATCGTCTTCATGCATTACAATAATATTTGATCTTCTTCTTGTTGCATTGGCTTTATGAGAAACCATCGCAATTTTTTCACCTACTAGCCAGTTTACAAGTGAACTTTTCCCTGCATTAGGACGTCCAACTACTGATACATAACCACATTTATTCAATTATTTTCCTTATGATTGCAGATTAAACTTTTAATTTGTTTAATCTTTTCATATTTATTTTGCTTATTATACCTTTTTTGTTAGAAATATCCACTTAGACCTTAAATCCTTTTTATTTTCTTTTATATCTAAAACTAAGTGCCTCAAAAAGGTCATTAAGACCTATATTTTTATTCTTGTTTAAATCAGCAATAGTTCTTGCAACTTTTAGTACTTTATTTTGACTTCTAAAAGACAAAGAATAAGTTTTTGTTGCTTTATCTAATAATTCTTTCGATTTTTCATCTAAAAAACAATATTTTTTTAAATCCTGATCATTTAATTTGCCATTTAAATCTTCTTGTTCTCTGTTTTTTTGTATTTTAAATACTCTTAAAACTTCTTCATGCATAAAAGAGGAGCTATAGGTTTCTACTTTATTTTCATCTATTTCATTCATCAATACATACAAATCAATTCTATCAATTAAAGGCTCTGATATTTTATTTTCATAGCGTTTTATTTCTAGGTCTGAGCATCTGCATACCTTTAGCAAACTTAATAAATTTCCACAAGGACAGGGATTCATTGCAGATATAAATAAAAACTTTGTTGTGTATTTTGTTTTAGAATTAACCCTAGAGATTAAAATTTTGTAATCTTCTAAAGGTTCTCTTAATGCTTCAAGAACCATTTTAGGGAAATGAGGCAATTCATCAAAAAATAATATTCCATTATTACACAAAGCGATTTCTCCTATTTTAGCATTAGTTGTACCTCCTCCAAAAATAGAAGCTTTTGTTGAGCTGTGATGGGGTGAGCGCATTACGCGAAGAGGTGAAAAAGATATATCTTCATTATTAATAGCTAAAAGATTTGCTTTTTCTAAGATTTCATCTTCACTCATGGGAGGCATAATATACTGAAGTCTTTTTGATATCATACTTTTTCCACACCCAGCACTGCCTAATAAAAGCATATTATGATTGCCACAAGCTGAAATCAACGCTGCCCTTAGAGCTTGTGTTTGTCCAAGAACTTCTTTAAAATCTTCTTTATAAGAATGATTAAAAAAATACCTTTTATTATTGATTGTAAAAAAGTCATATTCAAAATTAATATTCGTAAAACGTTTTTCTTCTTTTTTATTTTCCAGAAAAAAATCGCAGGCTTCTTTGAATGTTTCAACACAATAAATATCTATATTAGGAATCAAAGCCAACTTTTGCGCACTTTTTTTAGAAACAAGTACTTTTTTTAAACGCTTTTGTTTGTATAAGGACAGAACCAAAGAAAAAATACTTTGAGTATCTTTTAGCTCTCCTCCTAATCCAAGTTCAGAAAAAATATAAAAATCTTCAAAACTGGCTCGTTTATCATACAAACAAATAAGTAAAGCTATACACAAATCAAAATGTGAACCTGTTTTTTTTAAATCACTGGGAGAGAGATTAATAGTTATTTTTGATGCGGGAAATTTATAATCATTGCTTAACAAACACGACTTAATTCTATCGCGTGATTCCATAATAGCAGACCCAGCAAGTCCAACAATAGAAAAAGCAGGCATACCTTTTGTAAATGTAACTTCAACATCAACACAAAAAGCATCAAAAGAGTCTAACGATGCAGATTTTAATGTTTTCATAAAACTCCTTTGTCTTTATTAAATTATAGTCAAGTCTTAATTAATAATACTTTACATTATTTAAAAAAATCAAGAACGGTAATTTAACATGAACAAATGAATTTAAACATATTCAATTAATAATGCACGTAGTCATGCTCACACATGCAAAAGCATAAAAGTACGATTAGAGATAACAAAAAAACAATTATAAAGTATAGATGTTTAAAATAGCAGCTCATTTTCATTTTTAGTGTAAATATTGATAAGAAAACCCCGATTAATTGGAATAACTTAAAAAAGCCAAGAATTGTAAACTTTTTTATCAAATGATGGGAAGAATAGTTTTTTTTATACTGCTACAATATTTGAAGTTACAAAAGACTTATCTAACTAAGGAATGAGAATTATATTTTACTCATTTTAAAATTTATTACTATGTTATAAGAAAAGAAAATGAGCATAAATATATTCATAGTATTACTTGAGTGTATAGAGCAAGTAGTTTTTTTAATTAATAACACTTAGCCTATAAATTAAATACACATAAGAGAAGTCAGTTTATATATTTCAATTAATATATGAGCGTTAAAAATTATTAGTAGAATAGGAGAAACAATGAAAAACAGAGACGTATTATGGAAAGCATTTACTGCAAATAGAGCATTTAATGAAAACCCTACAATTTTTGTTAAATCAGATGGAATGTACTATACAAATGAAAATGGAGAGAAAATCTTAGATGCTCTTGCCGGACTTTGGTGCTGTAACTTAGGAAATAATCACAGCAAGATAGTTGAAGCAATAACAAAACAAGTAAAAGAGATGTACTATTCTCCTCCTTTTCAAATTGGACATAATTTAGAGCTTGAATTAGCAAAAGAAATAACTTCACTTGCTCCTGATGGCTTAGATCATGTATTTTTTACAAACTCTGGTTCAGAATCAGTTGAGAGTGCATTAAAAATGGCATTAGCCTATCAAAAATCTCTTGGAAAAGCAAATAAGAATATTATTATAGGCAGAGAACATTCTTATCATGGTGTGAATTTTGGAGGAATTTCTGTTGGAGGTTTAGTGAATAATAAAAGAGATTATAATAATCTTATAAATACATTTCACATCCCTACAATACTTGATATAGAAAAAAATGCATTTTCAAAAGGTATTCCTGAGTTTGGTGCTAATAAAGCAGATGCCTTGCAAGATTTAATCAATATGCATGGGGCGGAGAATATTGCCGCACTCATAATTGAGCCTGTTGCAGGTGCAGCTGGTGTGCATATTCCACCCAAAGGATATTTAAAGAAAATTGAGAGAATATGTAAACAAAACGACATTTTGCTTATATTTGATGAAGTGATAACTGGATTTGGAAGATTAGGAACAGCCTTTGCTGCCGATAAATTTGATGTTAATCCAGATATTATTACAACAGCAAAAGGATTAACTAGTGGCGCAATACCTATGGGTGCAGTAATTGCTAATACAAAAATATATAATCAAATTGTTAATAATAGTAATACTCCCATTGAGTTTTTTCATGGATATACTTATTCCGGTCATCCACTTGCCTGTGCTGCTGCACTTGCTACAATAAAAGCGTATAAAGAAGAAAATTTAATTCAAAGAGTTGCTTCTTTAGAAGAATACTTTCAAGAACAAATACACTCTTTAAAAGATTGTAACAATGTAATAGATATCAGAAATATTGGATTAGTTGGTGCAATTCAATTAAGTTCAAGAGAGAATAAAGTAGGAGAGAGAGGAAAAGAAATATATGAAGCATGTTATAAAAAAGGTGTTTTAATTCGTCCTATTGCTGATACTATTGCATTGTCACCTGCATTTATAATTTCAAAAGAACAAATCCACCAAATTATTACTACTTTAAAGGAAGTAATAAATAACACAAAATAAGAATAATAAATTATTATTCATCTTAAATATATAATTAAAGAAGAGGAAGGATAGATTATATTCTTCCTCTTTAATTAATCTTTAAACTTGTTCCTTAATTAATAATATTGGCACATAAATTATTATTTTTAATTATATAAAGAAATATACTATTAAAATAGAGATAAAGTCACATTTAGGAAGATTATAAAATTGATTCAAGGTAAGTGTTTACAAAAAAAAAGGTTGAAGAATATTAAAAGTATTGGCTTTATCAATAAGAAATGAACAAAAATCAAAAAATACGTTATTAAAGATTGTTATAGTCATGTTATTTCCAATCTGAAAAAACTTACAAATATATATTTGATATTATAATATTAAAAAACCTTCAATTAACAAAGATAATCCTTGTAAATAAAATATTGAAAAATTCAAGAGGATATAGCATACGAAAATGTATATACACATACACCTTATTTTTTTATTATTTATTTTATTATTTTTATTATTATAAAAGTGCTATAATAGAATATGTATAAAAAGTCTACCAACTTAAAAAACAGCAAAATTGTAAATAATTTGATGAGTTATATCTATGATAATATCGAATTTGATATAGACATAGATGAGTTAGCTTATGAATATGGAATTAATAAATTTCATCTTTATAAAATCTTCAAAAAACAAAGAGGACGAGCTATCTATGAAACAATAAAGATTATTCGGCTGCAAAAAGCTGCAAATTTATTAATTGCTAATAATCATTTAACTATTAGTGAAATTTCTAATATGTGTGGATATAGTGCGTACACCTCATTTAGTAGAGCCTTTAAAAAACGATTTGGTCAAACACCAAAATACTGGAGAAATGGAGGATTCATTGAATACTCAAATTCAATCTTAAACGAGTATGAAAAACAATATACAACAAATATTAATTTTAACAGTTTAAAACATGATTTAGTAAAAGTCAAACCCCGAATGGCGTATTATTGCAGGCAAGTTGGATATAGTTCAAACTATAATAATATTTGGAAAAAAATGGATGCATGGATATATACGCATAAAATTAAAGAATATGAACAAATTGGTATATATCATGATAATCCAACTATCACACAATTACATGAGGGTAATTACGTGGCATGTGTAATACCAAAAGATCCCGAAATAGAATTAATTAATAATAATTTACCAGTATTGGTTATAGATGAATGTTTATGCGTTACTTTTGAAATTGAAGGGACAGATGCAGACATTTTAATGTTTACTAAATGGGTTTATCATGAATGGTTGCCAAATAGTGAATATGATAAAACAATTATTCCTTCATATATTATTTTTAAAAATGATTATATTGAGAATAAGAATGGCATAATTAAGGGAACATTTCATATTCCAGTAAGCCCTATTTTCTGATATGAACTCTTCTATAAATTGTATAAATAATTAAGGAGAGAGAATTCAAATTCATACTTGAAATTTAATAATGATAGGTATAAAATTCTGTCAGCATTTAAAATTTAATATTGCTATAATTAAAATCCTTAAAATTAATGTTTTAAGATTTACCTCCTCCTCCAATTCCAAACTTAACTATATTTTAGTGACTTTACAATCGTAAATGTAGTATCAATCATCTTTTTTAACTCTTCTTTTGTGAAACAATATGGAGGCATAAAATAAATGACATTACCTAATGGGCGAATATAAACACCCTCTTTTAAGGCTTCTTGAAAAATTGTTAGATTCACTCTTTTTCCTTCTGGAAAAGGGAGAAGTTCAATCGCACAAATCATGCCCGTTTGTCTCACTTCCAAAACATTACTTAGTTTCTTAAACTTTCTGGTTTCATCTTTTATAAATTTTATTTTTTTTAAATTTTGTTCAAGAGTATTTTCCTTTTCAAAAATATCTAAAACAGCATTTGCAACTGCACAAGCTAAAGTATTTCCTGTATAAGAATGAGAATCTAAAAAAGATTTTCCTTCGTTATAGTCACAATAAAAAGCATCGTAAATGTCATTTGTAAATAATACCATCGATAAAGGTAAATATCCTCCGGTTAAGCCTTTAGAAGTACACAAAAAATCTGGTGAAATATTAGCTTGTTCAATAGCAAATAATGTACCCGTACGACCAAAGCCAACGGCAATTTCATCTGCTATTAAAAACACATCGAATTCGTCACAAATTTTTCGTAGTTCTGTTATATAACTTGCATTATACATTTTCATTGAACCTGCACATTGAACTAAGGGCTCAATAAGAACTGAACTTACTTTACCATTGTTAGCTTTTAAAATATTTCTCATATCCTCTAAAGCTTCGTTTTCATCAAATAGCGCAGGTGACTTTGCGTGTAAAGTTTTAATTAAAATGTCTTCATATATTTCTTTATACATACCAGAATCACTAACAGCTAATGCGCCCATTGTTTCGCCATGATAAGAGTTGCTTAAAGAAACAAATAAAGGTCTCGACTCCCCTTTATTTTTATAGTATTGAAAAGCCATTTTAAGAGCCACTTCTATTGCAGAGGAACCATTATCAGCAAAAAAAACTTTTTGAAGGGGTTCTGGAGTTAATTTAATTATTCGTTTGGCAAGTGTTATAGCAGGCATATGTGTAAATCCTGCAAATATAACATGTTCTAGATCTTCAAGTTGTTCACTGATTTTCCCATTAATATAATCATTAGAATGTCCAAATAAGTTAACCCACCAAGAGGAGATACAATCTAAATATCTATTTCCTTCAAAATCTTCAATATATGACCCCTTCCCTTTTTTGATTGGAATTAAAGGAAGTGTCTCATAATCTTTCATTTGAGAACAAGGATGAAAAATATATTTTAAGTCTTCATCCATTAATTTTTTATTAGTCAAAAGTATCCTTTTAAATTTATTTAATCTCTATATCTATAAATGAGTTTTCATGTTATTAGTATTAATAACATTGTTCCATAGGATTAATTAATACAAAAGTTTTATTATTACTTTGGCTTCGCTTTTATTTCTTTTGTATTCTTTTTCTTTTTCTTTTTACAAAAATATTAAATAATATTTATTCTGGAGTTATTCCTAATTCCACAAACAAATCTAAATCCTCATTCTGAGATGGGTTAGATGAAGTTAAAAGTTTTTCACCATAGAAAATTGAATTTGCTCCAGCTAAAAAACATAATGCTTGTCCTTCTTTTGAAATATCACTTCTTCCTGCAGAGAGTCGTATATATGACTTTGGCATAACAATTCTTGCTACTGCAATTGTTTTAATCCATTCAAAAATACTAATAGGCGTACTATTTTCCATTGGAGTACCTGGCATAGGAACAAGTTTATTAATAGGAACAGAGTCAGGATGAGAAGGCATTGTACATAAAGTGTACAACATACCGATTCTGTCCATTCTACTTTCTCCCATGCCAATTATTCCACCACTACATACGTGTATATTGGCATCTCTTACATTTTTAATAGTATCAAGTCTGTCTTGATAACTTCTTGTTGTAATAATTTCTTTATAATATTCCTCTGAAGTATCTATATTATGGTTGTAATAATCTAAACCTTTTTCTGATAACAAAGCTGCTTGTTCCGGATTAATCATTCCTAAAGTCATACAAGTTTGCATTCCAAGCTCTTTAATATCCTTAATTATTTCACCCAGCATTTCAATACTTTTTTTACTAGGACTCTTCCATGCCGCTCCTAAACAAAGCCTACTTGCTCCAGCTTCTTTCGCTTTTTTTGCCAACTTCATAATTTCTTCTTTATCAAGTAGTTTACTTTTTTCGACATTTGTATTATATCTTGAACTTTGTGAACAGTATTTACAATCTTCACTACATCCACCACTTTTAATATTAATTAAACTACTTAGTTGCACCTTATTTAAAGGATTGTACTTTCTGTGCAGTAAAGAAGCTTGACTAATTACATCCATAAAAGGTTTTTCATACAGTTCTTCAATTTCTTTTTTTGTCCAGTCTTGACGTATATCAGTGATATCATTTTTACTTAGGAGTTCGTTCATATCATTTGTTTTTTTCATTTTCTAGCCTTTTACACTAAAATACTTTTTCAAACGTTCTTGCGTTGTTCTAAGCATTTCATCAATTTGTTCTTTTAATATAATAAAAGGTGCAAAGAGAGCAATCTTATCTCATGCATGTTTTATTAAACCATTGTTATCTTATGTACTAAAATATGCACTCAAGTTTCTTTCACCTTCTACTCTATTCTTTTTATCTAATTGAAGTGATGGGGACAAAGTAATATTTTTAATATTTTGTCCTATTTAAAATGTGTAAACATAAATATTAACTTCTTTTAATACTTATGTTTTAATTTCTATTTTAACTCTATTTCTACAAATGAAAAGGAATAATCATTAGAATTAACTACATTATGCTCCACACCGACAGGACGATAGTAAGACTGCCCTCCTTCTAACTCGACGATATTTAGACCTTCCTTGGTTTCCATAAGTAAGTTACCTTTTAGAGTTGGAACAACAATGTAATCATATGCATGTTTATGCCAACCTGTTTCTGCGCCAGGAGCAAAACTCCACTCAGTAATGATGACCCGCTCATTTTCAATTTGTAATTTGGCTTTTGCTTGCGGTCTATTTGATTTCATGAGTATTCCTTTCCATATATAAATAGTTAATCTACATGCAGTAGACATAAATCACACTTAGCATAAAGTTGATAAATACTACAACCCCACTCAATAGAAATTTACTCATTCACTAAAATGAATTATTTTGAGATTTTATTATTCTTCAATTTTCATTGCAATAAAACCCGCTTCTAAATCTTCTTCTCCTGGAATAATATTAACTTCTGTTACAGTTCCATTTATTTCTGCAACATGATTAACTTCAGTTTTCATAACTTCCATAATAAATAAAAGATCTCCATCCTGAACCTTATCACCAACTTTCACTTCTACTTTCCACATATTACCTGGTGTCATTGTAAGTACTTCACAAATCATAATTTCCCCTTATACTTTAATTAGTTCAATTGCATCAATTGAACATTTTTTACTAATTTCTCGTGCCATTTCTTGAGATTTTTCAACAGTAATTAACTTGAAATTATATATTTCTCCTGATTTTGATTGTGCTAATTTATAAAAGGCACAAGTAGGAACAGTATATGGACAAATAAATCCGCCCATACTTGGGCCATCACTGACTAAAATAATGGGCGTTTGTCCTGCCAAATTTATTCCACCAACAGGATATCCATGGTCAATAATATTTGCAGGAT
The genomic region above belongs to Campylobacteraceae bacterium and contains:
- the era gene encoding GTPase Era encodes the protein MNKCGYVSVVGRPNAGKSSLVNWLVGEKIAMVSHKANATRRRSNIIVMHEDDQIIFVDTPGLHQTEKLLNQFMLEEALKAMGDCDLILFLAPITDKVEHYLDFLEKNKKNVQHLLLLTKIDFVSNSEVLTKMEEYEKYSDKYEAIIPVSIKKATTHADILDVVVKYLPEHPYLFDTEIMTTEHMRDIFKEFIREAIFDNISDEIPYETDVIINKVEEKENIDVIKATIVVQKSTQKGMIIGKGAVAIKRIGKDARLKIEKLTGKKAYLELFVSVKKGWTKNKEGLEELGYNF
- a CDS encoding YifB family Mg chelatase-like AAA ATPase, encoding MKTLKSASLDSFDAFCVDVEVTFTKGMPAFSIVGLAGSAIMESRDRIKSCLLSNDYKFPASKITINLSPSDLKKTGSHFDLCIALLICLYDKRASFEDFYIFSELGLGGELKDTQSIFSLVLSLYKQKRLKKVLVSKKSAQKLALIPNIDIYCVETFKEACDFFLENKKEEKRFTNINFEYDFFTINNKRYFFNHSYKEDFKEVLGQTQALRAALISACGNHNMLLLGSAGCGKSMISKRLQYIMPPMSEDEILEKANLLAINNEDISFSPLRVMRSPHHSSTKASIFGGGTTNAKIGEIALCNNGILFFDELPHFPKMVLEALREPLEDYKILISRVNSKTKYTTKFLFISAMNPCPCGNLLSLLKVCRCSDLEIKRYENKISEPLIDRIDLYVLMNEIDENKVETYSSSFMHEEVLRVFKIQKNREQEDLNGKLNDQDLKKYCFLDEKSKELLDKATKTYSLSFRSQNKVLKVARTIADLNKNKNIGLNDLFEALSFRYKRK
- a CDS encoding aminotransferase class III-fold pyridoxal phosphate-dependent enzyme yields the protein MKNRDVLWKAFTANRAFNENPTIFVKSDGMYYTNENGEKILDALAGLWCCNLGNNHSKIVEAITKQVKEMYYSPPFQIGHNLELELAKEITSLAPDGLDHVFFTNSGSESVESALKMALAYQKSLGKANKNIIIGREHSYHGVNFGGISVGGLVNNKRDYNNLINTFHIPTILDIEKNAFSKGIPEFGANKADALQDLINMHGAENIAALIIEPVAGAAGVHIPPKGYLKKIERICKQNDILLIFDEVITGFGRLGTAFAADKFDVNPDIITTAKGLTSGAIPMGAVIANTKIYNQIVNNSNTPIEFFHGYTYSGHPLACAAALATIKAYKEENLIQRVASLEEYFQEQIHSLKDCNNVIDIRNIGLVGAIQLSSRENKVGERGKEIYEACYKKGVLIRPIADTIALSPAFIISKEQIHQIITTLKEVINNTK
- a CDS encoding AraC family transcriptional regulator, translating into MSYIYDNIEFDIDIDELAYEYGINKFHLYKIFKKQRGRAIYETIKIIRLQKAANLLIANNHLTISEISNMCGYSAYTSFSRAFKKRFGQTPKYWRNGGFIEYSNSILNEYEKQYTTNINFNSLKHDLVKVKPRMAYYCRQVGYSSNYNNIWKKMDAWIYTHKIKEYEQIGIYHDNPTITQLHEGNYVACVIPKDPEIELINNNLPVLVIDECLCVTFEIEGTDADILMFTKWVYHEWLPNSEYDKTIIPSYIIFKNDYIENKNGIIKGTFHIPVSPIF
- a CDS encoding adenosylmethionine--8-amino-7-oxononanoate transaminase, with protein sequence MTNKKLMDEDLKYIFHPCSQMKDYETLPLIPIKKGKGSYIEDFEGNRYLDCISSWWVNLFGHSNDYINGKISEQLEDLEHVIFAGFTHMPAITLAKRIIKLTPEPLQKVFFADNGSSAIEVALKMAFQYYKNKGESRPLFVSLSNSYHGETMGALAVSDSGMYKEIYEDILIKTLHAKSPALFDENEALEDMRNILKANNGKVSSVLIEPLVQCAGSMKMYNASYITELRKICDEFDVFLIADEIAVGFGRTGTLFAIEQANISPDFLCTSKGLTGGYLPLSMVLFTNDIYDAFYCDYNEGKSFLDSHSYTGNTLACAVANAVLDIFEKENTLEQNLKKIKFIKDETRKFKKLSNVLEVRQTGMICAIELLPFPEGKRVNLTIFQEALKEGVYIRPLGNVIYFMPPYCFTKEELKKMIDTTFTIVKSLKYS
- the bioB gene encoding biotin synthase BioB; this translates as MNELLSKNDITDIRQDWTKKEIEELYEKPFMDVISQASLLHRKYNPLNKVQLSSLINIKSGGCSEDCKYCSQSSRYNTNVEKSKLLDKEEIMKLAKKAKEAGASRLCLGAAWKSPSKKSIEMLGEIIKDIKELGMQTCMTLGMINPEQAALLSEKGLDYYNHNIDTSEEYYKEIITTRSYQDRLDTIKNVRDANIHVCSGGIIGMGESRMDRIGMLYTLCTMPSHPDSVPINKLVPMPGTPMENSTPISIFEWIKTIAVARIVMPKSYIRLSAGRSDISKEGQALCFLAGANSIFYGEKLLTSSNPSQNEDLDLFVELGITPE
- a CDS encoding cupin domain-containing protein; translation: MKSNRPQAKAKLQIENERVIITEWSFAPGAETGWHKHAYDYIVVPTLKGNLLMETKEGLNIVELEGGQSYYRPVGVEHNVVNSNDYSFSFVEIELK
- a CDS encoding acetyl-CoA carboxylase biotin carboxyl carrier protein subunit; protein product: MICEVLTMTPGNMWKVEVKVGDKVQDGDLLFIMEVMKTEVNHVAEINGTVTEVNIIPGEEDLEAGFIAMKIEE